One window from the genome of Pedococcus badiiscoriae encodes:
- a CDS encoding DUF1697 domain-containing protein has translation MPGYVVFLRAVNVGKRQLRMADARTVLSGNGFRDVETHIQTGNVFLTTPVRSVAKVEEQVGRLLGEHAGFDIVAIARKPAELPALVQAIDGIPEHLPHEVSRYVSFCASAPTAAATEELHAWEVEGERATVIGKDVLMEFSVPFNEVKLTGARIEKILGIPGTARNLTVVRALAQKWGA, from the coding sequence ATGCCGGGATACGTCGTCTTCCTGCGGGCGGTGAACGTCGGCAAGCGACAGCTCAGGATGGCCGATGCGCGAACGGTATTGTCCGGCAACGGTTTCCGCGACGTCGAGACTCACATCCAGACCGGCAACGTCTTTCTCACGACCCCGGTGCGCAGCGTCGCGAAGGTCGAGGAGCAGGTGGGTCGGCTGCTCGGCGAGCACGCGGGCTTCGACATCGTCGCGATCGCCCGGAAGCCCGCGGAGCTGCCGGCGCTCGTGCAGGCGATCGACGGCATACCGGAGCACCTGCCGCACGAGGTGAGTCGTTATGTCAGCTTCTGCGCCAGCGCGCCGACCGCGGCGGCCACCGAGGAGCTGCATGCGTGGGAGGTCGAGGGGGAGCGTGCCACCGTGATCGGCAAGGATGTCCTCATGGAGTTCTCGGTGCCGTTCAACGAGGTCAAGCTGACCGGGGCACGCATCGAGAAGATCCTCGGGATCCCGGGGACCGCCCGGAACCTGACCGTCGTCCGCGCACTGGCGCAGAAATGGGGAGCCTGA
- a CDS encoding glycine C-acetyltransferase: MYGTVKDELATTLREIADAGLYKHERELSSPQSAHITTARADGLRSEALNFCANNYLGLADHPDVEAAAAKALQDWGFGMASVRFICGTQELHKQLEGAISQFLQMEDTILYSSCFDANGGVFEVLFGADDAIISDELNHASIIDGIRLSKAKRFRYKNADMADLRTQLEAAVAAGAQRKVVVTDGVFSMDGFLAPLDQICDLADEFGAMVLVDDSHAVGFVGDGGRGTPERFGVMDRVDIVTGTLGKALGGASGGYVSAHQEIVDLLRQRSRPYLFSNAVAPSVAAGSLKALEIAAASQEARTRLRSNTALFRRLMTEAEFTLLPGEHPITPVMFPGEDGARMAAQVADAMLEEGVYVIAFSYPVVPQGKARIRVQLSAGHSEDDVRACVDAFVAARAQVV; encoded by the coding sequence ATGTACGGCACCGTGAAGGACGAGCTGGCCACGACGCTGCGCGAGATCGCGGATGCGGGGCTCTACAAGCACGAGCGCGAGCTGAGCTCGCCGCAGTCCGCCCACATCACGACCGCTCGGGCCGATGGGCTGCGGTCGGAAGCACTCAACTTCTGCGCCAACAACTACCTGGGCCTGGCCGACCACCCGGACGTCGAGGCAGCCGCCGCGAAGGCGTTGCAGGACTGGGGTTTCGGCATGGCCAGCGTGCGCTTCATCTGCGGCACGCAGGAGCTCCACAAGCAGCTGGAGGGGGCGATCTCGCAGTTCCTCCAGATGGAGGACACGATCCTCTACTCGTCCTGCTTCGACGCCAACGGGGGCGTGTTCGAGGTGCTCTTCGGAGCCGATGACGCGATCATCTCCGACGAGCTGAACCACGCCTCGATCATCGACGGCATCCGCCTCTCCAAGGCGAAGCGGTTCCGCTACAAGAACGCGGACATGGCCGACCTGCGCACGCAGCTCGAGGCCGCCGTGGCGGCCGGCGCGCAGCGCAAGGTCGTCGTCACCGACGGCGTGTTCTCGATGGACGGGTTCCTGGCCCCGCTCGACCAGATCTGCGACCTCGCCGACGAGTTCGGGGCGATGGTCCTGGTCGACGACAGCCACGCAGTCGGGTTCGTCGGCGACGGCGGCCGGGGAACACCCGAGCGGTTCGGCGTGATGGATCGGGTCGACATCGTCACCGGCACGCTCGGCAAGGCGCTCGGAGGCGCCTCGGGCGGCTACGTGAGCGCGCACCAGGAGATCGTCGACCTGCTGCGCCAGCGGTCACGGCCGTACCTGTTCTCCAACGCCGTGGCGCCGAGCGTCGCCGCTGGGTCCCTCAAGGCGCTGGAGATCGCGGCCGCTTCGCAGGAGGCTCGCACCCGCCTGCGGTCGAACACCGCCCTGTTCCGCCGTCTGATGACCGAGGCGGAGTTCACCCTGCTGCCGGGCGAGCACCCGATCACCCCGGTCATGTTCCCCGGTGAGGACGGGGCCAGGATGGCCGCCCAGGTCGCCGACGCGATGCTCGAGGAGGGCGTCTACGTCATCGCCTTCTCCTATCCGGTGGTGCCCCAGGGCAAGGCCCGCATCCGCGTGCAGCTGTCCGCCGGGCACTCCGAGGACGACGTCCGGGCCTGCGTCGACGCCTTCGTGGCGGCGCGCGCCCAGGTGGTCTGA
- the tdh gene encoding L-threonine 3-dehydrogenase — protein sequence MRALVKTHAGPGLELKEVPEPQPGPNDVKIRVLRAGLCGTDLHLEQWDDWAASTVKAPMTIGHEFYGEVVEVGEDVDSVKVGQRASGEGHIVCGTCRNCRAGRRHMCIHTKGIGVNRDGAFADYVVIPASNVWIQPDDLDPDLGAVFDPLGNATHTALSFPMAGEDVVITGAGPIGVMAAALARHVGARHVVVTDLSDYRLELAKNAGADLVVNVRTSDLGEAMRSLGMKEGFDIGLEMSGVPSAVEDMLAHMNHGGRVAMLGLPKDPFPIDWGRVITHMITIKGIYGREMYDTWYAMSSMLGNSPVLRDRIASVITHRLPADQWQDAFAAARSGQCGKVIMDWS from the coding sequence GTGCGCGCACTCGTGAAGACCCATGCCGGCCCCGGACTCGAGCTGAAGGAGGTCCCGGAACCACAACCCGGACCGAATGACGTGAAGATCCGGGTCCTGCGGGCGGGACTGTGCGGCACCGACCTGCACCTCGAGCAGTGGGACGACTGGGCGGCCTCCACGGTGAAGGCCCCGATGACCATCGGCCACGAGTTCTACGGCGAGGTGGTCGAGGTCGGTGAGGACGTCGACTCGGTGAAGGTCGGCCAGCGGGCCTCCGGCGAGGGGCACATTGTCTGCGGGACCTGCCGCAACTGCCGCGCCGGGCGACGCCACATGTGCATCCACACCAAGGGAATCGGGGTCAACCGCGACGGGGCGTTCGCCGACTACGTCGTCATCCCGGCCTCGAACGTGTGGATCCAGCCCGACGACCTCGACCCCGACCTCGGCGCCGTCTTCGACCCGCTGGGCAACGCCACCCACACCGCGCTGTCGTTCCCGATGGCAGGTGAGGACGTGGTGATCACCGGGGCCGGACCGATCGGGGTGATGGCCGCCGCACTGGCCCGTCACGTCGGCGCCCGGCACGTCGTGGTCACGGACCTCAGCGACTACCGGCTGGAGCTGGCCAAGAACGCCGGAGCGGACCTGGTGGTCAACGTCCGGACCTCCGACCTGGGCGAGGCGATGCGGTCCCTGGGCATGAAGGAGGGCTTCGACATCGGCCTGGAGATGTCGGGAGTGCCGAGCGCCGTCGAGGACATGCTGGCGCACATGAACCACGGCGGTCGGGTGGCCATGCTCGGCCTGCCCAAGGACCCGTTCCCCATCGACTGGGGCCGGGTCATCACCCACATGATCACCATCAAGGGGATCTACGGGCGCGAGATGTACGACACCTGGTACGCGATGAGCTCGATGCTCGGCAACTCCCCGGTGCTCCGCGACCGGATCGCCTCCGTCATCACCCACCGCCTCCCTGCCGACCAGTGGCAGGACGCCTTCGCCGCGGCCCGTTCGGGTCAGTGCGGCAAGGTCATCATGGATTGGAGCTGA
- a CDS encoding dihydrofolate reductase family protein, whose protein sequence is MARLLYSAIASLDGYVVDASGSFRWAAPSEEVHAFVNERERPLGTYLYGRRMYEVMRYWAQDGADDSSAISADYRRIWQAADKVVFSRSLAEVDTPRTELVRELDPDDLRHRKDTAAADLAIGGPTLAAEALRAGLVDEVSLYLHPISVGGGTPALPLGLRVDLDLVEQHTFGDGVVFLRYQVVGGA, encoded by the coding sequence ATGGCCAGACTCCTGTACTCGGCCATCGCCTCGCTCGACGGCTACGTCGTCGACGCGAGCGGCAGCTTCCGGTGGGCCGCGCCCAGCGAGGAGGTGCACGCCTTCGTGAACGAGCGCGAGCGGCCCCTCGGGACCTACCTCTACGGCCGGCGGATGTACGAGGTGATGAGGTACTGGGCGCAGGACGGCGCCGACGACTCCAGCGCGATCTCGGCGGACTACCGGCGGATCTGGCAGGCCGCCGACAAGGTCGTGTTCTCGAGGTCGCTCGCGGAGGTCGACACCCCGCGCACCGAGCTGGTCCGCGAGCTCGACCCCGACGACCTCCGGCACCGCAAGGACACCGCGGCGGCTGACCTCGCGATCGGTGGCCCGACGCTGGCAGCCGAGGCGCTGCGGGCGGGCCTCGTCGACGAGGTGTCCCTGTACCTGCACCCGATCTCGGTCGGTGGTGGGACCCCCGCACTGCCCCTGGGCCTGCGGGTCGACCTCGACCTGGTCGAGCAGCACACGTTCGGTGACGGCGTCGTGTTCCTGCGCTACCAGGTCGTCGGTGGCGCCTAG
- a CDS encoding histidine phosphatase family protein, with protein MTSPPSPPTGRLVLLRHGETEWSKSGRHTGRTDIPLTPHGEELARQSGRLVAGYDFVLTLSSSLQRARRTAELAGLSPEVDDDLLEWDYGGYEGLTTAQIREQLGYDWTVFRDGVPAGATPGETVEEVAARASRVVKRAVAAMADGDVALVGHGHCLRVLTSVFLRQEPRLGAQLLLDAGSVSVLQFEREQPAIRVWNHGPAVTGH; from the coding sequence GTGACCTCGCCGCCATCGCCGCCGACCGGCCGTCTCGTCCTGCTGCGCCACGGCGAGACCGAGTGGTCGAAGTCCGGTCGGCACACCGGGCGGACCGACATCCCGCTGACGCCGCACGGTGAGGAGCTGGCCCGGCAGTCGGGCCGACTCGTGGCGGGCTACGACTTCGTGCTCACCCTCAGCTCCTCGTTGCAGCGGGCCCGCCGGACCGCCGAGCTCGCCGGGCTGTCGCCCGAGGTGGACGACGACCTGCTGGAGTGGGACTACGGCGGCTACGAGGGCCTGACGACCGCCCAGATCCGCGAGCAGCTGGGCTACGACTGGACGGTGTTCCGCGACGGCGTCCCAGCTGGAGCGACCCCCGGCGAGACGGTGGAGGAGGTCGCTGCCCGGGCGTCACGCGTGGTCAAGCGCGCCGTCGCCGCGATGGCCGACGGGGACGTGGCCCTGGTCGGGCACGGGCACTGCCTGCGGGTGCTGACCAGCGTCTTCCTGCGCCAGGAACCGCGACTGGGTGCGCAGCTGCTCCTCGACGCCGGATCGGTCAGCGTGCTGCAGTTCGAGCGCGAGCAGCCGGCCATCCGGGTGTGGAACCACGGTCCGGCCGTCACCGGCCACTAG
- a CDS encoding PhzF family phenazine biosynthesis protein: MRLRYRLLNVFALAADPFSGNPLCVFEDGSRLSDDQLQGLARQFNLSETTFLVGPRDGADAGVRIFTTTFEMPFAGHPTLGAAHVARGLHGLGDRFGLSMPAGAIPVDAEGDHWTLTANAGRIEAELDLEDLAQAIGLAPDDLVGPAQQVSVGTSQVIAQAASVEAVRRARVRPELLSRYAAMGAQGGETLVYVWSAAGEGRIEARALVSDGSAVSEDPATGSACSNLGAWFVAQGRSGHWSVSQGALVGRPSLLDLSVAQDGTVRVGGLVHPVGAGEVEL; this comes from the coding sequence ATGCGCCTGAGGTACCGGTTGCTCAACGTCTTCGCCCTCGCCGCCGACCCGTTCTCGGGCAACCCGCTGTGCGTCTTCGAGGACGGGTCGCGCCTGTCGGACGACCAGCTCCAGGGCCTGGCCCGACAGTTCAACCTCTCCGAGACGACCTTCCTCGTGGGGCCGCGGGACGGCGCGGACGCCGGGGTGCGGATCTTCACGACGACCTTCGAGATGCCCTTCGCCGGACACCCGACCCTGGGGGCCGCCCACGTGGCGCGCGGGCTCCATGGACTGGGCGACCGGTTCGGGTTGTCGATGCCGGCCGGGGCGATCCCGGTCGACGCCGAGGGCGACCACTGGACGCTCACCGCGAACGCCGGACGGATCGAGGCCGAGCTGGACCTCGAGGACCTGGCGCAGGCCATCGGGCTCGCCCCGGACGACCTCGTCGGGCCCGCCCAGCAGGTGAGCGTGGGGACCTCACAGGTCATCGCGCAGGCAGCCTCGGTCGAGGCAGTCCGCCGAGCCCGGGTCAGGCCGGAGCTGCTCTCGCGGTATGCCGCGATGGGCGCCCAGGGCGGCGAGACGCTCGTCTACGTGTGGTCGGCCGCCGGGGAGGGGCGGATCGAGGCGAGGGCGCTGGTCAGCGACGGCAGTGCCGTCTCGGAGGATCCCGCCACGGGCTCGGCCTGCTCCAATCTCGGTGCGTGGTTCGTGGCCCAGGGCCGGTCGGGTCACTGGTCCGTGAGCCAGGGCGCCCTCGTCGGGCGCCCCTCGCTGCTCGACCTCAGCGTCGCGCAGGATGGCACGGTCCGGGTCGGTGGGCTGGTGCACCCGGTTGGCGCCGGCGAGGTCGAGCTCTGA
- a CDS encoding RES domain-containing protein encodes MTSRERAALGPPPASLAGFPAYLVDEQADLFRAHRSDRGPWWFGNDGSGRFDLPAPRGTCYVALDPLSALRERLGPVLGGSQAVPESLLETSVMSRLRLVASRELADVQDTRAADFGVTRELESMVPYAVPQAWARAFDEAGSGGVRYGPRFTTGDHSAVALFDAAGAPDWPTDPDPVPAARVPGAPVSLPTPRRADLTVVRPPRTRTTSTSGR; translated from the coding sequence GTGACCTCGCGCGAGCGCGCCGCACTGGGACCGCCACCCGCCTCGCTGGCCGGCTTCCCGGCATACCTCGTGGACGAGCAGGCGGACCTGTTCCGCGCGCACCGGTCCGACCGCGGGCCGTGGTGGTTCGGCAACGACGGGAGCGGCCGGTTCGACCTCCCGGCGCCGCGCGGCACCTGTTACGTGGCGCTGGACCCGCTCAGCGCGCTGCGCGAACGCCTCGGACCCGTCCTCGGCGGCTCGCAGGCGGTGCCCGAGAGCCTGCTGGAGACCTCGGTGATGTCCCGGCTGCGCCTCGTCGCGTCCCGCGAGCTCGCCGACGTGCAGGACACCCGTGCGGCCGACTTCGGCGTCACCCGTGAGCTCGAGTCGATGGTCCCGTATGCCGTGCCCCAGGCGTGGGCGCGCGCCTTCGACGAGGCGGGGAGCGGTGGAGTGAGGTACGGCCCGCGCTTCACGACGGGGGACCACAGCGCCGTGGCGCTCTTCGACGCCGCAGGGGCGCCGGACTGGCCGACCGACCCCGATCCCGTTCCGGCGGCACGGGTTCCGGGTGCTCCGGTGTCGCTGCCGACCCCACGCAGGGCGGACCTCACGGTGGTGCGGCCCCCTCGGACCCGCACCACGAGCACTAGTGGCCGGTGA
- a CDS encoding glutamate--cysteine ligase — protein MGEEVNAQSYTREQRQRYREKVRQNLDVFERMLAQSQFEFERPMTGMEIELNLVDDGYQPKFANAEVLEAIADPGYQTELAQYNIELNVPPRPLPGDSAIELEDEMRASLNAASAAAEKRGAHIVAVGILPTIMPEHFEGEWISANNRYTALNDSIFYARGEDIYLDIEGPTGERVATYCDSIAPESACTSVQLHLQVAPQDFAAHWNAAQALVAPQIALAANSPYFFGKRLHAETRIELFSQATDTRSIELKNQGVRPRVFFGERWITSIFDLFEENVRYFPALLAEVSDEDPVALLDAGQAPSLPELRLHNGTVYRWNRPIYDIVDGTPHLRVENRVLPAGPTLVDVLANAAFYYGVIRKLASDDRPLWTKMSFAAAEQNFHNAARDGIESKLYWPGFGEVRAEELVLRHLLPMAHEGLADWGVSEAVRDRYLSVIEGRCKTSTNGATWQSGTVDRLEAAGMDRQTALAEMLRLYAKHMHSNEPVHTWPLP, from the coding sequence GTGGGCGAAGAGGTCAACGCGCAGAGCTACACGCGCGAGCAGCGCCAGCGCTACCGCGAGAAGGTGCGGCAGAACCTCGACGTCTTCGAGCGCATGCTCGCGCAGAGCCAGTTCGAGTTCGAACGGCCGATGACCGGGATGGAGATCGAGCTCAACCTCGTCGACGACGGCTACCAGCCGAAGTTCGCCAATGCTGAGGTCCTGGAGGCGATCGCCGATCCCGGGTACCAGACCGAGCTCGCGCAGTACAACATCGAGCTCAACGTCCCGCCCAGGCCGTTGCCCGGCGACTCGGCCATCGAGCTCGAGGACGAGATGCGCGCCTCCCTCAATGCGGCCAGTGCTGCCGCGGAGAAGCGGGGCGCCCACATCGTCGCCGTGGGGATCCTGCCCACGATCATGCCCGAGCACTTCGAGGGCGAGTGGATCAGCGCGAACAACCGCTACACCGCCCTCAACGACTCGATCTTCTACGCCCGGGGCGAGGACATCTACCTCGACATCGAGGGGCCGACGGGAGAGCGCGTCGCGACCTACTGCGACTCGATCGCCCCCGAGTCCGCGTGCACGAGCGTGCAGCTGCACCTCCAGGTCGCGCCCCAGGACTTCGCCGCCCACTGGAACGCTGCCCAGGCCCTGGTGGCACCGCAGATCGCCCTCGCCGCCAACTCGCCCTACTTCTTCGGCAAGCGGCTGCACGCCGAGACCCGGATCGAGCTGTTCAGCCAGGCCACCGACACGCGCAGCATCGAGCTCAAGAACCAGGGTGTGCGGCCACGTGTCTTCTTCGGGGAGCGCTGGATCACCTCGATCTTCGACCTCTTCGAGGAGAACGTCCGGTACTTCCCGGCCCTGCTCGCCGAGGTCAGCGACGAGGACCCGGTCGCGCTGCTCGACGCGGGCCAGGCTCCGTCGCTGCCCGAGCTGCGGCTGCACAACGGCACGGTCTACCGCTGGAACCGCCCCATCTACGACATCGTCGACGGCACGCCCCACCTGCGCGTGGAGAACCGCGTCCTGCCGGCCGGACCGACCCTGGTCGACGTCCTGGCCAACGCCGCCTTCTACTACGGCGTCATCCGCAAGCTCGCGTCCGACGACCGCCCGCTCTGGACCAAGATGAGCTTCGCCGCCGCCGAGCAGAACTTCCACAACGCCGCCCGTGACGGGATCGAGTCGAAGCTGTACTGGCCGGGGTTCGGCGAGGTCAGGGCGGAGGAGCTGGTGCTGCGCCACCTGCTGCCGATGGCCCACGAGGGGCTGGCCGACTGGGGGGTCTCCGAGGCCGTCCGCGACCGCTACCTGTCCGTCATCGAGGGCCGCTGCAAGACCAGCACCAACGGCGCCACCTGGCAGAGCGGCACGGTCGACCGGCTCGAGGCGGCCGGCATGGACCGGCAGACGGCACTCGCCGAGATGCTGCGGCTCTACGCCAAGCACATGCACAGCAACGAACCGGTGCACACCTGGCCGCTGCCCTGA
- a CDS encoding OsmC family protein, which translates to MAEETGGTGLGHRSISMERVSKGVFEVTNVRGGTMRIGGGDDNSFTPVELLLTAIAGCSAVDVDFITVKRAEPQSFTVTAEGEKLRDENGNHLGDLKVRFSVTFPEGEAGDAARDMLPKAIAMSHDRLCTVSRTVVIGTPIDSGLAEG; encoded by the coding sequence ATGGCCGAAGAGACGGGTGGCACCGGACTGGGTCACCGCTCGATCAGCATGGAGCGGGTCTCCAAGGGCGTCTTCGAGGTGACCAACGTCCGTGGCGGGACCATGCGCATCGGGGGAGGGGACGACAACAGCTTCACGCCGGTCGAGCTGCTGCTGACGGCCATCGCCGGGTGCAGTGCCGTCGACGTCGACTTCATCACCGTCAAGCGCGCCGAGCCGCAGAGCTTCACCGTCACGGCCGAGGGCGAGAAGCTGCGGGACGAGAACGGCAACCACCTCGGCGACCTCAAGGTCCGCTTCTCGGTGACCTTTCCCGAGGGTGAGGCGGGCGACGCGGCGCGCGACATGCTGCCCAAGGCGATCGCCATGTCGCACGACCGGCTGTGCACGGTGAGCCGCACCGTGGTGATCGGCACCCCGATCGACAGCGGGCTCGCCGAAGGCTAG
- a CDS encoding exonuclease SbcCD subunit D C-terminal domain-containing protein yields the protein MRFLHSSDWHLGRSFHQVGLLDAQARFVDHLVETVRSEGVDAVLVSGDVYDRALPSPDTVELLSTAVTRLIDAGAAVILSSGNHDSAIRLGFASELLSRAGLHIRTSVDSIGLPVVVDGVAVYPLPYLEPAVAADPLGATERSHAGVLRAAMARVDADRAARGAPSVVMAHAFVTGGATSDSERDISVGGVCAVHPEVFGGADYVALGHLHGRQRVSEGARYSGSPVPLSFSEAGHTKGSWLVDIEASGDGDTVVRVEAVDAPVARPLAVLRGDIDLLLTDPALTPAERAWCQVTLTDPIRPLGAMEQLRRRFPHTLVLQFDPQGAPVPVRSYAQRTTAESDLDVCCSFLGHVRSGHGPSEEEQSVLAAAVEAVRIQRAGDDDEGQLPLSVSRPQRGVA from the coding sequence GTGCGGTTCCTCCACTCCTCCGACTGGCACCTGGGGCGTTCGTTCCACCAGGTGGGGCTGCTCGACGCCCAGGCGCGTTTCGTCGACCACCTCGTCGAGACGGTGCGTTCAGAGGGGGTCGACGCCGTCCTGGTGTCCGGTGACGTCTACGACCGCGCGCTTCCCTCCCCCGACACCGTCGAGCTCCTGTCGACCGCCGTCACGCGGCTCATCGATGCGGGGGCCGCGGTGATCCTCTCGAGCGGCAACCACGACTCGGCCATCCGGCTCGGGTTCGCCAGTGAGCTGCTGTCCCGCGCCGGGCTGCACATCCGCACCTCCGTCGACTCGATCGGGCTGCCGGTCGTCGTCGACGGCGTGGCCGTCTATCCCCTGCCCTACCTCGAGCCTGCCGTGGCCGCCGACCCGCTGGGCGCCACGGAGCGGTCGCACGCCGGGGTGCTGCGTGCGGCGATGGCCAGGGTCGACGCGGACAGGGCGGCGCGGGGTGCACCGTCGGTGGTGATGGCTCACGCGTTCGTCACCGGCGGGGCCACCAGCGACTCCGAGCGCGACATCTCGGTCGGTGGGGTTTGCGCCGTCCACCCGGAGGTCTTCGGCGGCGCCGACTACGTGGCACTCGGTCACCTGCACGGGCGTCAGCGGGTCAGCGAGGGCGCGCGCTACAGCGGGTCCCCGGTCCCGCTCTCCTTCAGCGAGGCCGGACACACCAAGGGTTCCTGGCTGGTGGACATCGAGGCGTCCGGGGACGGTGACACCGTGGTGCGGGTCGAGGCAGTCGACGCGCCGGTCGCACGCCCACTGGCCGTCCTGCGCGGCGACATCGACCTGCTGCTCACCGACCCTGCCCTGACCCCCGCCGAACGTGCCTGGTGCCAGGTGACGCTGACCGACCCCATCCGTCCCCTCGGGGCGATGGAGCAGCTCAGGCGGCGTTTCCCCCACACGCTGGTGCTTCAGTTCGACCCCCAGGGGGCGCCGGTGCCCGTGCGCAGCTACGCGCAGCGCACCACAGCGGAGTCCGACCTCGACGTGTGCTGCTCGTTCCTCGGCCACGTGCGCAGCGGCCACGGACCGTCCGAGGAAGAGCAGTCGGTGCTGGCGGCCGCCGTCGAGGCCGTCCGCATCCAACGTGCCGGCGACGATGACGAGGGCCAGCTCCCGCTCTCCGTGAGCAGGCCGCAGCGAGGCGTGGCATGA